One window of the Candidatus Chryseobacterium colombiense genome contains the following:
- a CDS encoding putative quinol monooxygenase: MKIYLTAIIKAKEEHRNEVLEVLQNMVKETVKEEANELYTLHQGIEDKNQFIFYEIWKSEEGLAQHNQQSYIQAFGALIDEKLQEKPQIYLTEII, translated from the coding sequence ATGAAAATCTATCTTACAGCAATCATTAAAGCAAAAGAAGAACACAGAAACGAAGTATTGGAAGTTCTTCAGAATATGGTGAAAGAAACCGTGAAAGAGGAAGCTAATGAATTGTATACGCTTCATCAGGGAATTGAAGATAAAAACCAGTTTATTTTTTATGAAATCTGGAAAAGTGAAGAAGGATTGGCACAACACAATCAGCAGTCTTATATTCAGGCTTTCGGAGCTTTGATTGATGAAAAATTGCAGGAAAAACCACAGATTTATTTAACTGAAATTATATAA
- a CDS encoding NAD-dependent epimerase/dehydratase family protein, which produces MKKILITGITGYIGGTVAKKLLDKNYQVIGLIRNNVQAKELEAAGIETIVGNIHDETVLRNAISNADAVIHNADSADDAYVADSIVNALEGSGKTFIFTSGSAIFGGKENGEKSNFIFTEDIPLQPRLEMASRVLINQHILQAAKKNIRSIVIVPTMVYGEGLGIKKNSIQLPALINFSKEKGFGVYFGKGENIWSNIHIEDLADLYVLALEKAKAGSIYYAENGSSTIKNLAEKISERFNLQPAQSVTVQEAVNTFGPAGGYFGFASNSLCNADKARTELNWKPQHHSIENFI; this is translated from the coding sequence ATGAAGAAGATACTTATTACAGGGATTACCGGATATATCGGTGGAACTGTAGCCAAAAAATTACTGGATAAAAACTATCAGGTAATTGGATTGATCCGAAACAATGTGCAAGCTAAAGAGCTGGAAGCTGCAGGAATTGAGACGATCGTAGGTAATATTCATGATGAAACTGTTCTCCGGAATGCTATTTCCAATGCAGATGCTGTTATTCATAATGCAGATTCTGCAGATGATGCCTATGTTGCAGACAGTATTGTAAATGCCCTTGAAGGAAGCGGAAAAACATTTATTTTCACTTCAGGATCGGCAATTTTCGGAGGAAAAGAAAATGGAGAAAAAAGCAATTTTATTTTTACAGAAGACATTCCTTTACAGCCGAGACTGGAAATGGCTTCCAGAGTCCTTATTAATCAACATATCCTTCAGGCTGCTAAAAAAAACATAAGAAGCATCGTTATTGTTCCTACGATGGTATATGGAGAAGGCTTAGGAATTAAGAAAAACAGTATACAGCTTCCTGCTCTGATTAATTTTTCCAAGGAAAAAGGATTTGGAGTCTATTTTGGAAAAGGAGAAAATATTTGGTCCAACATTCATATTGAAGATCTTGCTGATTTGTATGTACTTGCACTGGAAAAAGCAAAAGCCGGATCTATATACTATGCTGAAAACGGTTCCTCAACCATCAAAAATCTGGCAGAAAAAATAAGTGAACGATTCAATTTACAGCCCGCACAATCAGTAACCGTTCAGGAAGCGGTCAATACGTTTGGTCCTGCAGGAGGATATTTTGGGTTTGCATCCAATAGTTTATGCAATGCCGATAAAGCAAGAACAGAGCTGAACTGGAAACCTCAACATCATTCAATTGAAAATTTTATTTAA